A window from Calditrichia bacterium encodes these proteins:
- the nrfD gene encoding polysulfide reductase NrfD codes for MSSYVNAPGDASGTREQEYYAFNYKEQMERDVFAAIGKPKPLFWLALLIALTCVGIGAVCWAIQISNGLGEAGIMNPVGWGVYITDFVFWVGIAHSGTLISAILFLFRAKFRNRFNRTAEAMTVFAVLTAGLFPLIHLGRVWFGYWLFPYPNQRYLWVNFKSPLVWDVFAVSTYLTVSVVFWYIGLVPDLAIARRIKSGVIQKKLYGIFSLGWTGTYNEWKHYNQLYKFLAALATPLVLSVHSVVSWDFAMGVVYGWHTTIFAPYFVAGAIFSGCAMVITLMVPMRKIFSLEKYITVDDFEKLAKLLMLTGLIVSYAYIVELALAIYSGNVFEYEQFVYRLTGDYAWAYWTMILCNVISPLSLFVTRLRRSLIYLWILSIPINIGMWFERFNIIVISLAKDFDPYNFGIYSPSMIEWGITIGSFGWFFMWFLMFTKTIPVLPVTELKEEVE; via the coding sequence ATGAGTTCTTATGTAAATGCTCCGGGTGATGCCAGCGGCACTCGCGAGCAAGAATATTACGCATTCAACTACAAGGAGCAGATGGAACGGGATGTTTTTGCCGCAATCGGCAAGCCCAAACCGCTGTTCTGGCTGGCATTATTGATTGCACTTACCTGCGTGGGTATCGGAGCCGTTTGTTGGGCGATTCAGATCAGCAATGGTCTTGGGGAAGCCGGGATTATGAATCCGGTGGGTTGGGGTGTTTATATTACAGACTTTGTGTTTTGGGTCGGTATTGCACACTCCGGAACATTGATTTCTGCAATTCTCTTTTTGTTCCGGGCTAAATTTCGGAATCGTTTCAATCGAACAGCAGAAGCCATGACCGTATTTGCAGTGTTAACTGCAGGGCTTTTTCCGCTAATCCACCTTGGACGGGTTTGGTTCGGGTATTGGCTGTTTCCATATCCCAACCAGCGCTACCTTTGGGTTAACTTTAAATCACCGTTGGTTTGGGACGTGTTCGCAGTTAGCACTTATTTGACGGTGTCGGTAGTTTTCTGGTATATCGGGTTAGTGCCGGATTTGGCAATTGCCCGCCGAATAAAATCCGGTGTCATTCAGAAAAAACTTTATGGCATTTTCTCGCTCGGTTGGACAGGCACTTATAATGAGTGGAAACATTACAATCAGCTTTACAAATTTCTTGCAGCACTTGCTACGCCACTGGTGCTTTCAGTTCACTCCGTCGTGTCCTGGGACTTTGCGATGGGCGTTGTTTACGGTTGGCACACCACAATTTTTGCACCGTATTTTGTTGCCGGTGCAATCTTTTCCGGGTGTGCGATGGTAATCACCCTGATGGTTCCAATGCGTAAAATTTTCAGCCTTGAAAAATATATTACGGTTGATGATTTTGAGAAACTGGCAAAATTACTCATGCTAACCGGTTTGATTGTTTCATATGCATATATTGTGGAATTGGCCTTAGCAATTTACAGCGGCAACGTTTTCGAGTATGAACAATTTGTGTATCGACTTACCGGCGACTATGCATGGGCATACTGGACAATGATATTGTGTAACGTTATTTCGCCGCTTAGCTTGTTTGTAACGCGCTTGCGCCGTAGCTTAATCTATCTCTGGATCTTATCAATACCAATTAATATTGGTATGTGGTTCGAGCGATTCAACATCATCGTTATTTCGTTGGCAAAAGATTTTGATCCTTATAATTTTGGAATATACTCTCCCTCTATGATTGAATGGGGAATCACTATCGGTAGCTTTGGCTGGTTTTTTATGTGGTTCCTGATGTTCACTAAAACCATACCTGTTCTTCCTGTCACAGAATTGAAGGAGGAGGTCGAATAA
- a CDS encoding DUF3341 domain-containing protein, with amino-acid sequence MEFKFKDKSEFLSKLEELLKKGLTPKQMSLVMPHPDHDIEHLVEHYWKPSKLKFFTLAGGLTGCLSGYALTIWTSYDWQLVTGGKPFASIPAYTVIAFELTILLGALASFAGLLLMGRLPRFSKMLTPDNYGNEYVIILNEDK; translated from the coding sequence ATGGAATTTAAATTTAAAGACAAATCGGAATTTCTGAGCAAACTGGAAGAGCTGCTGAAAAAAGGGTTAACACCAAAGCAAATGAGTTTGGTGATGCCTCACCCGGATCACGATATTGAACATCTGGTTGAGCATTATTGGAAGCCTAGCAAATTGAAATTTTTCACGCTCGCCGGTGGTTTAACAGGTTGCCTAAGCGGATACGCGCTTACGATCTGGACATCTTATGACTGGCAACTCGTGACCGGTGGTAAGCCATTCGCATCCATCCCGGCATATACCGTCATCGCATTCGAATTAACAATTTTGTTGGGTGCGTTGGCTTCCTTTGCAGGATTGCTTTTGATGGGGCGTTTGCCGCGATTCAGCAAAATGCTGACTCCCGACAATTATGGAAATGAATACGTAATAATTCTAAATGAGGATAAGTAG
- a CDS encoding alpha/beta fold hydrolase yields MRSEKLVFTNAKGQQLAARLDFPVTRKPGAYALFAHCFTCSKNLNAVRNINRALTAQGIAVLRFDFTGLGESEGDFANTNFSSNIDDLLSAAEFLAKEYEGPQILIGHSLGGAAVLQAAAEIPSCKAVVTIGAPCDPAHVLQLLNDARETIEASGEAEVELAGRQFKIKKQFLDDLETTRMKEKIAKLKKALLIFHSPMDNTVGIENARHIYETAKHPKSFITLSNADHLLTKEEDSCYVGDVITAWAKRYITLEHTVELLGEERGTVVVRTGRDHYYTEILANGHPIVADEPEKLGGTNLGAAPYDLLSAALGACTTITVRMYADRKEWPMESITVRINHRKVDAKDCDECHSETGKVDIFDRELEIIGDLSEEQRARLFEIADRCPVHRSLHGETLVRSKLKSVD; encoded by the coding sequence ATGCGATCCGAAAAACTTGTTTTTACGAATGCCAAAGGCCAGCAACTGGCGGCACGGCTGGATTTTCCGGTAACCCGGAAACCTGGTGCATACGCGTTATTTGCACATTGTTTTACCTGTTCCAAAAATTTGAATGCCGTTCGCAATATTAATCGTGCGTTAACAGCGCAGGGGATTGCGGTTTTGCGCTTCGATTTTACCGGGTTGGGGGAAAGCGAAGGCGATTTTGCCAACACCAATTTCTCATCAAATATTGATGATTTGTTGAGCGCAGCCGAATTTCTTGCAAAAGAGTACGAAGGTCCGCAAATTCTGATCGGGCACTCACTCGGTGGTGCTGCCGTGTTGCAAGCCGCTGCCGAAATCCCATCCTGCAAAGCGGTTGTAACCATTGGTGCACCGTGCGATCCTGCCCATGTTTTGCAATTGCTCAATGATGCTCGGGAAACAATCGAAGCATCCGGCGAAGCCGAGGTTGAACTTGCCGGACGTCAATTCAAGATAAAAAAGCAATTTCTTGACGATCTGGAAACTACCCGAATGAAAGAAAAAATTGCAAAGCTCAAAAAAGCACTGCTGATTTTTCATTCGCCGATGGATAATACTGTCGGTATCGAAAATGCACGACATATTTACGAAACAGCCAAACACCCCAAAAGCTTTATAACATTGAGCAATGCGGATCATTTATTAACTAAAGAAGAAGATTCCTGCTATGTTGGTGATGTGATCACTGCTTGGGCGAAACGCTATATCACATTAGAGCATACTGTAGAGTTGCTCGGCGAAGAACGCGGTACCGTGGTTGTACGAACCGGGCGTGACCACTATTACACTGAAATTTTGGCAAATGGACACCCGATAGTTGCTGATGAACCGGAAAAACTGGGTGGCACGAATTTGGGTGCTGCTCCATACGATTTGCTTTCCGCTGCGTTGGGTGCCTGCACAACAATTACAGTGCGAATGTATGCGGATCGCAAAGAATGGCCGATGGAATCTATCACTGTGCGGATCAACCATCGCAAAGTTGATGCAAAAGATTGCGATGAATGCCACAGCGAAACCGGAAAAGTGGATATCTTTGACCGCGAGCTCGAAATTATTGGTGATTTGAGTGAGGAGCAACGCGCGCGGTTATTCGAAATTGCCGATCGGTGTCCGGTTCACCGCAGCCTGCATGGCGAAACGCTGGTTCGCAGCAAATTGAAGTCCGTCGATTGA
- a CDS encoding T9SS type A sorting domain-containing protein has protein sequence MIFLQMWSIAIHAANCDLRLLIHNIDDQNITVEFQAKSPEGIGSGNLVIRFNPLAITAPTLLKHQFPSANFYPPQLTQPYGKSSLSLNIERRENSSGLLFSDDFQTVATVRFQKIKEGEAFNFEWINSVDLPNSSIVFDSYDNEKQEVVSLQIFDVENITPTQLPENFVLLDNYPNPFNPETTIRFYVPENQQLTKLELNVFNSLGAQVRNLVVDYFTGGFHEIRWNSTDNAGNQVASGMYLLVLKTPSGIKTRKLLLVK, from the coding sequence ATGATTTTTCTACAGATGTGGTCAATTGCCATCCATGCCGCCAATTGCGATTTGCGGCTGTTGATCCATAACATTGATGACCAGAACATAACTGTCGAATTTCAGGCAAAATCCCCTGAGGGAATCGGATCGGGAAATTTGGTGATCCGGTTTAACCCGTTGGCAATTACTGCACCCACATTACTCAAACACCAGTTTCCATCTGCGAATTTTTACCCACCACAATTAACACAGCCGTATGGCAAAAGCAGTTTGTCGCTCAATATCGAACGCCGGGAAAATAGTTCAGGATTGTTATTTTCTGATGATTTCCAAACGGTGGCTACTGTTCGGTTTCAAAAAATAAAAGAGGGCGAAGCGTTCAATTTTGAATGGATAAATAGCGTTGATCTACCAAATTCAAGCATTGTTTTTGATAGCTATGATAATGAAAAACAAGAGGTTGTGAGCTTGCAGATTTTCGATGTTGAAAATATCACTCCAACTCAACTTCCGGAAAATTTTGTTTTGCTGGACAACTACCCAAATCCATTCAACCCAGAAACGACCATTCGATTTTATGTGCCGGAAAACCAACAGTTAACAAAGCTTGAACTCAATGTTTTTAATAGCCTTGGCGCACAAGTTCGCAATTTGGTGGTCGATTATTTTACCGGTGGTTTTCACGAAATTCGTTGGAACAGTACGGATAATGCCGGAAATCAGGTTGCATCCGGGATGTATTTGCTTGTTTTGAAAACGCCTTCGGGTATCAAAACCCGAAAACTGCTGCTGGTAAAATAA
- a CDS encoding M6 family metalloprotease domain-containing protein → MPLSSPKIIPVLLFLAATILQLYAQIAPPKPGVSVPLVYFSRIQESPDAFTFKQAFLAESREIAATNQRLENHQSSNIPQQRLHFSGEKAIPVLTVKFANALIEPFSVTDLQQQLFDGPWPTGTLSDYYREISYGQFSFTGTVYDWHTLSRNDAYYEGASNGLGHDSRTGELLKETLQSNDVLIDFGAYDNDGPDGFPNSGDDDGFVDFVTIVHAESGGECGNSNIWSHRWTYGAWWNGADFVTDDAAANGGKIRIRDYVITPGLNCDGVTMISKGIFCHEFGHALGLPDLYDLDQSSEGIGNWCLMASGNWLTPDSPAHMSAWCKAQLGWIQPEIISLRDSTAINDWLFDGRLLPVETDASALKIYPDDDVNEYFLIAYRTKTGFDKYLPGEGLLVWHVDDTQTSNRNEWVPGSDPGRHFRVALEQADGRWDLENSSNRGDGGDPFIQTTFDCNSLPASQNYASDGLPFRLHPVQQSASEVIFTVDGICSVPEITVTPQQLQLQPTTGDSSFFTFEIANLAAANAPPLEWQLVKRLEAAAALQPAAYVNSYLSTASPEKGGTDFRGANVANSSQSGNSFGYRWHSSDSANGIPFQWTDISAIGERLPLGDDNAISVALPFDFPFYGKLFETAIVSANGFLTFESDIGNSYWHQLMPDVQSPNGLIAGFWRDLNPARSGNVFVSHNIALNSWVLQFEKVVDYSGSSEYTFQILLFPDGEIRLLYLAMTGNLQTGSIGIEAPGGVDGLPISFNSAFVHNQLVVQILPPDDFPWLTIYPKNGKIYPGEIQTVQLAFRNSDVPPQFSGMFQVYNNSSIGAILDIPISIQSTEIDQHLLNIKVLLEGAISGEIMRTDLADQMILPMQQPFSGLPWEYRSSESIAIMPENVTDWVLVTLSPDAGGTNIAAQRAGLLTRDGQITEVDGQTPLVFGHLAAGEYFIRVDHRNHLPVSSRLPVRIDSNIVNYDFSTAGTFAVERAQIEIDNGVWAMRSGDATGDAGIDIRDKINGWQLQKGAVNGYFSADFNLDGKVDSVDVAIWRKNNGISAIDFSGEN, encoded by the coding sequence ATGCCCCTTTCTTCGCCAAAAATTATTCCGGTGCTGTTATTTCTTGCGGCAACAATTTTACAACTATACGCCCAGATTGCACCGCCAAAACCCGGCGTTTCCGTGCCGCTGGTTTATTTCTCCCGCATTCAGGAATCACCGGATGCATTTACATTCAAACAGGCATTTTTGGCAGAATCCAGAGAAATAGCGGCAACCAATCAACGGTTGGAAAATCACCAGTCATCGAATATCCCCCAACAGAGATTGCATTTTTCGGGCGAAAAAGCAATTCCGGTTTTAACCGTAAAATTCGCAAATGCATTAATTGAGCCATTTTCTGTAACCGATTTGCAGCAACAGCTATTCGACGGTCCCTGGCCAACAGGAACGCTTTCCGATTACTACCGGGAAATTTCATACGGTCAATTTTCATTCACCGGAACGGTATATGATTGGCACACGCTATCCCGAAATGATGCATATTACGAAGGCGCCAGCAACGGATTGGGGCACGATTCGCGAACAGGCGAGTTGCTGAAAGAAACACTGCAATCCAATGATGTGCTGATCGATTTTGGAGCATACGACAACGACGGTCCCGACGGCTTTCCCAATTCCGGCGACGATGACGGTTTTGTGGATTTTGTGACGATTGTGCATGCTGAAAGCGGTGGCGAATGCGGCAACAGTAATATTTGGTCGCACCGCTGGACGTATGGCGCGTGGTGGAACGGTGCCGATTTTGTGACTGATGACGCCGCAGCAAACGGCGGCAAGATTCGTATTCGCGATTACGTGATAACTCCCGGATTAAATTGCGATGGCGTTACCATGATCTCCAAAGGCATTTTTTGTCATGAATTCGGGCATGCGCTCGGGTTGCCGGATTTATACGATCTCGATCAGAGTTCGGAGGGCATCGGCAACTGGTGTTTGATGGCATCGGGAAATTGGCTAACGCCGGATTCGCCGGCGCACATGAGTGCATGGTGCAAAGCACAACTGGGTTGGATTCAACCGGAAATTATTTCGTTGCGGGACAGTACGGCGATCAACGATTGGCTTTTCGATGGGCGGTTATTGCCGGTGGAAACGGATGCATCCGCATTAAAAATTTATCCTGACGATGATGTAAACGAATATTTTTTAATCGCTTATCGCACCAAAACTGGATTTGATAAATATTTACCGGGTGAAGGTTTGCTGGTTTGGCACGTCGATGATACGCAAACGAGCAACCGAAACGAGTGGGTGCCCGGCAGCGATCCGGGACGCCATTTTCGGGTGGCGTTGGAGCAGGCGGACGGTCGGTGGGATCTCGAAAATAGCAGCAATCGGGGGGATGGCGGGGACCCGTTTATTCAAACAACGTTCGATTGCAACAGCTTGCCAGCATCCCAAAATTATGCATCCGATGGTTTGCCATTTCGATTGCACCCGGTTCAGCAATCTGCCAGCGAAGTCATTTTTACAGTGGACGGCATTTGCAGTGTTCCCGAAATTACCGTCACACCACAACAATTGCAACTTCAACCGACAACGGGCGATTCCTCTTTTTTCACATTCGAGATCGCAAATTTGGCAGCAGCAAACGCACCGCCGCTGGAATGGCAATTGGTGAAACGATTGGAAGCTGCCGCCGCTTTGCAGCCAGCAGCTTATGTAAATTCATATTTATCAACAGCCTCACCTGAAAAAGGTGGAACTGATTTTCGGGGTGCAAATGTCGCAAATTCAAGTCAGTCAGGAAATTCCTTTGGTTACCGTTGGCACAGCAGCGATTCGGCAAATGGGATCCCATTTCAATGGACGGATATTTCTGCCATCGGCGAACGATTGCCGCTCGGTGATGACAACGCGATTTCTGTAGCTCTACCTTTCGATTTTCCATTTTACGGCAAACTGTTTGAAACAGCAATCGTATCGGCAAACGGATTTTTGACATTCGAAAGTGATATTGGCAATAGCTATTGGCATCAGTTGATGCCGGATGTTCAATCGCCGAATGGGCTGATTGCCGGATTTTGGCGTGATTTGAATCCCGCCCGGAGCGGTAATGTTTTTGTTTCTCACAATATTGCATTAAATAGCTGGGTATTGCAATTTGAGAAAGTGGTAGATTACTCCGGCAGCAGCGAATATACTTTTCAAATTTTGCTATTTCCGGACGGAGAAATTCGGTTGTTGTATTTGGCGATGACGGGCAATTTGCAAACCGGGAGCATTGGAATTGAGGCACCAGGCGGTGTTGATGGGTTGCCAATTTCGTTCAATTCAGCATTTGTTCACAACCAGTTAGTTGTGCAAATTCTCCCGCCGGATGATTTTCCGTGGCTAACCATTTATCCGAAAAACGGTAAAATTTATCCGGGCGAAATCCAAACCGTTCAACTGGCGTTTCGGAACAGCGATGTACCGCCGCAATTTTCGGGAATGTTCCAGGTTTACAACAATAGCTCCATCGGTGCGATTTTGGATATTCCGATATCCATTCAATCAACAGAAATTGACCAGCATTTGCTAAACATAAAAGTGCTGTTGGAGGGAGCGATTTCTGGTGAAATAATGCGCACTGATCTGGCTGACCAAATGATTTTGCCGATGCAGCAACCCTTTTCCGGTTTGCCGTGGGAATATCGCAGCAGCGAATCGATTGCAATCATGCCGGAAAATGTCACCGATTGGGTGTTGGTGACACTTTCGCCGGATGCTGGCGGAACGAATATCGCGGCTCAGCGCGCAGGACTGCTGACCCGCGATGGGCAAATCACCGAAGTTGACGGGCAAACACCGCTGGTGTTCGGTCATTTGGCTGCGGGAGAATATTTTATCCGGGTTGACCATCGTAATCACTTGCCGGTGAGCAGTCGATTGCCTGTTCGTATCGATAGCAATATTGTAAATTATGATTTTTCCACAGCAGGGACATTTGCCGTTGAACGGGCGCAAATCGAAATTGACAACGGTGTTTGGGCAATGCGCAGCGGCGACGCAACCGGCGATGCCGGGATAGATATACGCGATAAAATCAACGGATGGCAATTGCAAAAAGGTGCCGTTAACGGCTATTTCAGTGCGGATTTTAATCTGGATGGCAAAGTGGATTCAGTGGATGTGGCAATTTGGCGAAAAAACAATGGCATTTCTGCCATCGATTTTTCCGGCGAAAATTAA